One part of the Vogesella sp. LIG4 genome encodes these proteins:
- a CDS encoding type II toxin-antitoxin system HigB family toxin: protein MKIIATRTLKLFWEQHPNAEQPLKAWVDEANKATWSSPQDIKDRYRSASFIKNNRVVFNIKGNDYRLIVAIAYRVGIVYIKFIGTHAQYDAIDAATVEME, encoded by the coding sequence ATGAAAATCATTGCCACGCGTACCCTCAAGTTGTTCTGGGAACAGCACCCTAACGCGGAACAGCCGCTAAAAGCATGGGTGGATGAAGCCAATAAGGCGACTTGGTCGAGTCCGCAGGACATCAAGGACCGCTACCGTAGCGCGAGCTTCATCAAAAATAACCGGGTGGTGTTCAACATCAAGGGCAATGACTATCGCTTGATCGTGGCCATCGCCTATCGCGTGGGCATCGTGTACATCAAATTTATCGGCACCCATGCGCAGTACGACGCTATCGATGCTGCCACAGTGGAAATGGAGTAA
- a CDS encoding inovirus-type Gp2 protein, with product MHAMSTAVLPSPLVLGANGLIHQLQQLYRQLMIVRVDFLMREEYQQQTSIFDIHAYRARLWNNRRSKSSIFQHCLGWIWGLEWTMDCGYHLHCLFIFNGRAVQQDITYGDLIGNYWVNTITQGKGCYHNCNRYKDDYRYNGIGKVHVNDAEKLANLQHYVIPYLAKEDLLIRAAMQRDGAALGFDVSHIRTFGYSNNFAFD from the coding sequence ATGCATGCCATGAGCACCGCAGTGCTACCTAGTCCACTCGTACTAGGAGCAAACGGCTTGATTCATCAACTGCAGCAGCTCTACAGGCAGCTGATGATCGTACGTGTAGATTTCTTGATGCGTGAGGAATATCAACAGCAGACATCCATCTTTGACATTCATGCGTATCGTGCCCGGTTATGGAATAACCGTCGGAGTAAGTCCTCTATTTTTCAGCATTGCTTAGGCTGGATATGGGGATTGGAATGGACGATGGATTGTGGTTATCACCTGCATTGCCTTTTTATTTTCAATGGCAGGGCGGTACAACAGGACATTACCTATGGCGATCTGATCGGTAATTACTGGGTGAACACGATTACCCAAGGGAAGGGCTGTTATCACAACTGCAACCGGTATAAAGATGATTACCGTTATAACGGTATTGGTAAGGTGCATGTCAACGATGCTGAAAAGCTAGCCAATCTGCAGCACTATGTCATCCCGTACCTAGCCAAGGAAGATCTGCTGATACGTGCTGCTATGCAACGTGATGGGGCCGCACTCGGCTTTGATGTCAGCCATATACGTACCTTTGGCTATTCAAATAATTTCGCCTTTGACTAA
- a CDS encoding YfjI family protein yields the protein MNMHSLPAIFSPVMPSSIPLITQSPSPMPTGEYPYDALPALVQNAVYAVHCYTQSPLPMIGTFALSLMAEAVQGVANVQIPSGPLCSLSLAVLAIVESGGGKTPALNMLRKAVVEFENALQLKYAGALKSYEAELKIWQLTNAEYEKALRKAVAKSLDLTDVQNRLLAHQQAKPKKPRHPILTYANPTIEALVNGLANYWQNAALVSDEASAILNGRVTQVLALLNSMLDGAKVSMERKGEPDPIIVQHPRLTAVLALQPGQLEKYFKRTGDDALDIGFMARMLVCKPLVLPGTRNVQPVDVDPQFLAALHERVTSLLQQGIAPDGEPIRQKKVVVFSPEAAEAYVGVRQYIEQQQMPGGAAEHIKDFAAKAGRHVAKLAAIMEIVVNDSYVISLDMLQRATRLIYWHADEYRLVFAKPAELPQPFVDANLLCAWLHNFSQTRTPRYVMKNDVLKHAPSALRNKQRLEEALQVLQQQGRVGWHFLYQGKMQFLDLFPSLPADQYALEVAINQYRMKKTSFRQ from the coding sequence ATGAATATGCATTCGCTTCCGGCTATTTTTTCGCCAGTTATGCCTTCAAGCATACCATTGATTACGCAGTCGCCTTCTCCTATGCCGACAGGAGAATACCCATATGACGCATTGCCTGCTTTGGTTCAGAATGCAGTATATGCAGTACATTGCTACACACAATCTCCTTTGCCTATGATCGGAACTTTTGCCTTGAGTCTGATGGCAGAGGCAGTGCAGGGTGTGGCTAATGTTCAGATTCCATCTGGTCCATTGTGTTCCTTGTCGCTTGCTGTGTTGGCAATCGTTGAAAGTGGTGGAGGTAAGACACCTGCACTTAACATGCTGCGTAAAGCGGTTGTTGAGTTTGAAAATGCGCTACAGCTGAAATATGCGGGGGCGCTGAAGAGCTATGAAGCCGAACTGAAAATTTGGCAGCTAACTAACGCTGAGTATGAGAAGGCATTGCGTAAAGCAGTAGCGAAATCGCTTGATCTTACTGACGTGCAAAATCGTTTGCTTGCGCACCAGCAGGCTAAGCCGAAAAAACCACGGCACCCAATTTTGACTTATGCGAACCCAACGATTGAGGCATTGGTGAATGGGCTGGCCAACTACTGGCAAAATGCGGCGTTGGTTAGTGACGAAGCTTCTGCAATCCTCAATGGGCGCGTGACACAAGTGCTGGCTTTGCTAAATTCCATGCTGGATGGCGCAAAGGTCAGCATGGAACGCAAAGGGGAGCCCGACCCCATTATTGTGCAGCATCCTCGGTTGACCGCAGTGCTTGCCCTGCAGCCAGGACAGCTCGAAAAGTACTTCAAGCGTACGGGTGATGATGCTCTTGATATCGGTTTCATGGCTCGGATGCTGGTATGCAAACCACTTGTGCTACCTGGGACGCGCAACGTTCAGCCAGTTGATGTTGATCCACAATTCCTTGCCGCGTTGCACGAACGGGTAACATCACTGCTGCAACAGGGCATTGCTCCCGATGGTGAACCTATCAGGCAGAAGAAAGTTGTGGTGTTCAGTCCTGAGGCTGCGGAGGCTTACGTGGGGGTGCGCCAATACATTGAACAACAGCAAATGCCGGGCGGTGCTGCCGAGCATATCAAAGACTTTGCTGCCAAGGCAGGCAGGCATGTGGCCAAGTTGGCTGCCATCATGGAAATTGTGGTGAATGATAGCTATGTCATCAGCCTGGACATGTTGCAGCGCGCTACTCGGTTGATCTATTGGCATGCGGATGAGTATCGCCTTGTCTTTGCCAAGCCGGCTGAATTGCCCCAGCCATTCGTCGACGCCAATCTGCTGTGCGCTTGGTTGCACAATTTCAGCCAAACCCGTACGCCACGCTACGTGATGAAAAACGATGTGCTCAAGCATGCGCCTAGTGCACTGCGTAACAAGCAACGGTTAGAGGAGGCATTGCAGGTGCTGCAGCAACAGGGGCGGGTTGGTTGGCATTTCCTGTACCAGGGGAAGATGCAGTTCCTCGACCTGTTTCCATCGCTTCCTGCTGATCAGTATGCGCTCGAAGTTGCCATTAACCAGTACCGCATGAAAAAAACGTCTTTCAGGCAGTAA
- a CDS encoding undecaprenyl-diphosphate phosphatase produces MDTLLLAQALLLGIVEGLTEFLPVSSTGHLIVVGDLIGFQNAGKVFEIAIQFGAILAVLVLYRERFLAVAKGLGSDAGAQRFAANLLLAFLPAAVIGLLFIKQIKHYLFNPVSVAAALIVGGLVILYAERRRHVVTVHDVDAIAWRDALKIGCAQVLAMIPGTSRSGATIIGGMFFGLDRKVAAEFSFFLAVPTMFAATVYDLYKHRDLLSLAELPMFAIGFVAAFLSALLAVRTLVSFVGKHSFEVFAWYRIAFGLVILATWHWNFVDWST; encoded by the coding sequence ATGGACACACTGCTGCTTGCCCAGGCATTGCTGCTGGGCATTGTCGAGGGCCTCACCGAGTTTCTGCCGGTATCCAGTACCGGCCATCTGATCGTGGTGGGCGACCTGATCGGCTTTCAGAATGCCGGCAAGGTATTCGAGATCGCGATCCAGTTCGGCGCCATCCTGGCGGTGCTGGTGTTGTATCGCGAACGTTTCCTGGCGGTGGCGAAGGGGCTGGGCAGCGATGCCGGCGCGCAGCGCTTTGCGGCCAACCTGTTGCTGGCCTTCCTGCCGGCGGCGGTGATCGGCCTGCTGTTCATCAAGCAGATCAAGCACTACCTGTTCAACCCCGTCAGCGTGGCGGCGGCGCTGATTGTCGGCGGGCTGGTGATTCTGTATGCCGAGCGGCGCCGGCACGTGGTAACGGTGCATGATGTCGATGCCATTGCCTGGCGCGATGCGCTGAAGATCGGCTGCGCACAGGTGCTGGCGATGATTCCCGGCACCTCGCGCTCCGGGGCCACCATCATCGGCGGCATGTTCTTCGGGCTGGATCGCAAGGTGGCCGCCGAGTTCTCGTTCTTTCTGGCGGTGCCCACCATGTTTGCCGCCACGGTGTACGACCTCTACAAGCATCGCGACCTGCTGTCGCTGGCAGAGCTGCCGATGTTTGCCATCGGCTTCGTGGCGGCCTTTCTCAGTGCCCTGCTGGCAGTGCGTACCCTGGTCAGCTTTGTCGGCAAACACAGTTTCGAGGTGTTCGCCTGGTACCGTATCGCTTTCGGCTTGGTGATTCTGGCAACATGGCATTGGAATTTTGTGGATTGGTCCACATAA
- a CDS encoding thiol:disulfide interchange protein DsbA/DsbL encodes MKKWLFAVLMMVSGLANAAIVEGKDYVVLATPQPVSTPGKVEVIEFFSYHCVHCFHLEPFITPWSKKLAKDVSFRREQIVWGKQMEPLARLFATFKVTNTLERLHGPAITAMVQQHVDLTDEAATTKWLATQPGVNTKAFMQAYKSFGVNAQVARSTQITRDYAIQGTPTIVVAGKYATVAAEPAQLLKVVDELIVKARSGK; translated from the coding sequence ATGAAGAAATGGCTGTTTGCAGTGCTGATGATGGTGAGTGGTCTGGCCAATGCCGCCATTGTGGAAGGCAAGGATTATGTCGTACTGGCTACCCCGCAGCCGGTTAGCACGCCGGGCAAGGTAGAGGTGATCGAGTTCTTCTCCTACCACTGCGTTCACTGTTTCCACCTTGAGCCCTTCATTACGCCGTGGTCCAAGAAACTGGCCAAGGATGTGAGCTTCCGCCGCGAGCAGATCGTGTGGGGCAAGCAGATGGAACCGCTGGCACGCCTGTTCGCCACCTTCAAGGTAACCAACACACTGGAGCGCCTGCACGGCCCGGCCATTACCGCCATGGTGCAGCAGCACGTGGATCTGACTGACGAAGCCGCTACCACCAAGTGGCTGGCGACCCAGCCGGGCGTGAACACCAAGGCGTTCATGCAGGCGTACAAGTCGTTTGGCGTGAACGCGCAGGTGGCCCGCTCCACCCAGATCACCCGCGACTACGCCATCCAGGGCACGCCCACCATCGTGGTGGCCGGCAAGTACGCTACCGTGGCTGCCGAGCCGGCGCAGTTGCTGAAGGTGGTGGATGAGCTGATCGTGAAAGCGCGCAGCGGCAAGTAA
- a CDS encoding SPOR domain-containing protein produces MSNKDHKNTRSSRSSTGSRKGGGGGMMAGILVGLIVGVGIAIGVSMYLSRSATPFTNMERLQGKQTASVPEAELLEPGAKLSTATPPAKPATNPASPAANPQPASAPAVNGKPATAGKTTQAPADVDGQRFDFYKILPGQQEAVPSTDKGTADTASGSNAASQRFFLQAGAFQSESDADNMKARLALMGVEAKIQSLNMADKGLLHRVRIGPFERQEDMDAMRARLRQEGIEVSIVKLPVK; encoded by the coding sequence ATGAGTAATAAAGATCATAAAAATACGCGCAGCAGCCGCAGTTCTACCGGTTCCCGCAAGGGCGGCGGTGGCGGCATGATGGCAGGCATCCTGGTGGGCCTGATCGTCGGCGTGGGCATTGCCATCGGCGTGTCGATGTACCTGAGCCGCTCGGCGACGCCGTTCACCAATATGGAGCGCCTGCAGGGCAAGCAGACGGCTTCAGTGCCCGAGGCCGAGCTGCTGGAGCCGGGCGCCAAGCTGTCAACCGCCACCCCACCGGCCAAGCCAGCAACCAACCCTGCAAGCCCCGCGGCCAACCCGCAGCCTGCCTCGGCCCCCGCCGTCAACGGCAAACCGGCCACGGCTGGCAAGACCACCCAGGCGCCGGCGGATGTCGATGGCCAGCGTTTCGACTTCTACAAGATCCTGCCGGGGCAACAGGAAGCGGTGCCCAGCACCGACAAGGGAACTGCGGACACGGCTTCCGGCTCCAATGCGGCCAGCCAGCGCTTTTTCCTGCAGGCCGGGGCTTTCCAGTCGGAAAGCGATGCTGACAATATGAAGGCACGCCTCGCCCTGATGGGGGTGGAAGCCAAGATTCAATCGCTGAACATGGCGGACAAGGGCCTGCTGCACCGTGTGCGCATCGGGCCGTTCGAGCGCCAGGAAGATATGGATGCCATGCGTGCCCGCTTGCGGCAGGAAGGCATCGAAGTCTCCATCGTGAAACTCCCTGTAAAGTAA
- a CDS encoding YifB family Mg chelatase-like AAA ATPase, producing MSFAVCLSRALAGVQALEVAVEAHLANGLPAFTLVGLPDIEVKESRERVRAALQQSGFEFPARRITVNLAPADLPKESGRFDLPIAIALLAAAGQVPAEQLPAYEFAGELALSGELRPIRGALAMVAAARGSGRKFILPASSAQEAALVPGVEIYGASTLSEVCAHLAGLAALSRCNAEQAAGALMTDYPDLSDVRGQGAAKLALEIAAAGGHSLLMQGPPGTGKSMLAARLPGLLPAMATEEALQSAAALSLTVAGFDAANWGRRPFRHPHHTASAVALVGGGSDPRPGEITLAHHGVLFLDELPEFDRKVLEVLREPLETGEIHISRAARQVTFPARFQLLAAMNPCPCGYLGHPRKPCRCTPEQVLRYRAKISGPLLDRFDLMVEVGSLPLAELQQLPAGERSADVRQRVHRARERQWQRQGKPNAGLSVAELDEVCALSQGERDNLNLLLEKLALSARAYHRVLRVARTLADLQ from the coding sequence ATGAGCTTCGCCGTCTGCCTCAGCCGGGCGCTGGCCGGTGTGCAAGCGCTGGAGGTGGCGGTCGAAGCGCATCTGGCCAACGGCCTGCCGGCATTCACCCTGGTGGGGCTGCCGGATATCGAGGTAAAGGAAAGCCGCGAGCGGGTACGTGCCGCCTTGCAGCAATCCGGTTTTGAGTTTCCGGCACGCCGGATCACGGTGAACCTGGCGCCGGCCGATTTACCCAAGGAATCCGGCCGTTTCGACCTGCCGATCGCCATCGCCCTGCTGGCTGCCGCCGGGCAGGTACCGGCGGAGCAGCTGCCCGCTTACGAATTCGCTGGTGAGCTGGCGCTGAGTGGCGAACTGCGCCCCATCCGTGGCGCGCTGGCCATGGTGGCGGCGGCCAGAGGCAGCGGGCGCAAGTTCATTCTGCCGGCATCCAGTGCGCAGGAAGCGGCACTGGTGCCGGGGGTGGAAATCTACGGTGCAAGCACCTTGTCGGAAGTCTGCGCCCACCTGGCCGGCCTGGCAGCGTTGTCGCGCTGTAACGCCGAGCAGGCCGCCGGTGCGCTAATGACCGATTATCCTGACCTGAGCGATGTGCGTGGTCAGGGCGCCGCCAAGCTGGCACTGGAGATTGCCGCCGCTGGCGGGCATAGCCTGCTGATGCAGGGGCCGCCCGGCACCGGCAAATCCATGCTGGCGGCGCGCCTGCCGGGCTTGCTGCCAGCCATGGCAACCGAGGAAGCGCTGCAAAGCGCCGCGGCGTTGTCGCTGACGGTGGCCGGTTTCGATGCGGCCAACTGGGGGCGGCGCCCGTTTCGTCATCCGCACCACACCGCTTCCGCTGTCGCCCTGGTGGGTGGCGGTTCCGACCCCCGCCCGGGGGAAATCACCCTGGCGCATCACGGCGTGCTGTTTCTGGACGAATTGCCGGAGTTCGACCGCAAAGTGCTGGAGGTATTACGGGAACCACTGGAGACCGGGGAAATCCATATCTCTCGCGCCGCACGGCAGGTGACGTTTCCGGCGCGCTTCCAGTTGCTCGCCGCCATGAATCCCTGCCCGTGTGGTTATCTGGGGCATCCCCGCAAGCCTTGCCGCTGCACGCCTGAACAAGTGCTGCGATATCGCGCTAAAATATCTGGCCCATTGCTGGATCGTTTTGATTTAATGGTGGAGGTGGGCAGTTTGCCACTGGCGGAGTTGCAGCAGCTGCCGGCAGGGGAGCGCAGCGCCGATGTCCGCCAGCGGGTACACCGTGCCCGCGAACGGCAGTGGCAGCGCCAGGGCAAGCCGAATGCCGGCTTGAGCGTGGCCGAGCTGGACGAGGTATGTGCGTTGTCGCAGGGGGAACGCGATAATCTCAACCTGTTGCTGGAAAAACTGGCATTGTCTGCCAGGGCGTACCACCGCGTATTGCGGGTGGCGCGTACCCTGGCGGATTTGCAGTAA
- a CDS encoding accessory factor UbiK family protein: MFSQKLFDEISNKISETIAASPAKDLEKNIKAMMAATFSRMDLVTREEFDIQQEVLAQTRAQLTAMESRLAQLEAQLNPAPAVEAAADNDPAQHD, encoded by the coding sequence ATGTTCAGCCAGAAACTGTTTGACGAAATCAGCAACAAGATCAGCGAAACCATCGCCGCCAGCCCGGCCAAGGACCTGGAAAAGAACATCAAGGCCATGATGGCAGCCACTTTCAGCCGCATGGATCTGGTAACCCGCGAGGAATTCGATATCCAGCAGGAAGTGCTGGCACAGACCCGTGCCCAGCTGACCGCCATGGAGTCCCGTCTGGCGCAACTGGAAGCGCAGCTCAACCCGGCACCTGCCGTTGAGGCCGCTGCAGACAACGACCCGGCCCAGCACGACTGA
- the glnK gene encoding P-II family nitrogen regulator, giving the protein MKLVSAIIKPFKLDEVREALSAIGVQGITVTEVKGFGRQKGHTELYRGAEYVVDFLPKVKLEIAIANELLDQVVEAIESAARTGKIGDGKIFVFDVEQVVRIRTGETGADAV; this is encoded by the coding sequence ATGAAACTGGTCAGTGCCATTATCAAGCCGTTCAAGCTTGACGAAGTGCGGGAAGCGCTTTCCGCCATCGGTGTTCAAGGGATTACCGTTACCGAGGTGAAAGGCTTTGGTCGTCAAAAGGGTCATACCGAGCTCTATCGCGGCGCCGAATACGTGGTGGACTTTCTGCCCAAGGTAAAGCTTGAAATCGCCATTGCCAACGAGCTGCTGGACCAGGTGGTGGAAGCCATCGAAAGCGCAGCCCGCACCGGCAAGATCGGCGACGGCAAGATTTTCGTCTTCGATGTGGAACAGGTGGTCCGCATCCGTACCGGTGAAACCGGTGCCGATGCCGTCTGA
- a CDS encoding ammonium transporter — protein MKKQLLAAASLPWLLTALPALADNTAPTLVAANTISAGDTAWMLTSTALVLFMTIPGLALFYGGMVRKKNVLATLMQSFAICAAITVLWAVVGYSLTFMPGNSLIGGLDRLFLDGMLYLKDAGKLTVHPLATTIPEGVFMMFQMTFAIITPALIAGAFAERMKFSSMLVFMVLWSLAVYVPVAHWVWAPGGWMGDKGVLDFAGGTVVHINAGVAGLICALVLGKRVGFGKEAMPPHNLVLTLIGGSMLWVGWFGFNAGSAAAADGRAAMAMVTTQVATGIAALGWMAAEWIAKGKPSVLGIVSGAVAGLVAITPAAGFVDPKGALAIGLIAGVVCYWSATSLKHMLGYDDSLDAFGVHGVGGIIGALLTGVFAVKNIGGVEGSLSTQALGVGVTAVYCATVTFVLLKAVDAIMGLRVSEEEEREGLDVVLHGERIE, from the coding sequence ATGAAAAAGCAATTGCTTGCCGCCGCCAGCCTGCCCTGGCTGCTGACCGCACTGCCGGCACTGGCCGACAATACCGCCCCGACCCTGGTTGCGGCCAACACCATCAGCGCCGGCGACACCGCCTGGATGCTGACTTCCACCGCGCTGGTGCTGTTCATGACCATTCCGGGCCTGGCGCTGTTCTACGGCGGCATGGTACGCAAGAAGAACGTGCTGGCCACGCTGATGCAAAGCTTCGCCATCTGTGCCGCCATCACCGTACTGTGGGCCGTGGTGGGCTACAGCCTGACCTTCATGCCCGGCAACAGCCTGATCGGTGGTCTGGATCGCCTGTTCCTTGATGGCATGCTGTACCTGAAGGATGCCGGCAAGCTGACCGTGCACCCGCTGGCGACGACCATCCCGGAAGGGGTGTTCATGATGTTCCAGATGACCTTCGCCATCATCACCCCGGCACTGATCGCCGGTGCCTTTGCCGAACGCATGAAGTTCTCCTCCATGCTGGTATTCATGGTGCTGTGGTCGCTGGCGGTGTATGTGCCGGTAGCCCACTGGGTATGGGCACCGGGCGGCTGGATGGGCGACAAGGGCGTGCTGGACTTCGCCGGCGGTACCGTGGTGCACATCAACGCCGGTGTGGCAGGCCTGATCTGCGCCCTGGTGCTGGGCAAGCGCGTGGGCTTCGGCAAGGAAGCGATGCCGCCGCACAACCTGGTGCTGACCCTGATCGGCGGCTCCATGCTGTGGGTGGGCTGGTTCGGCTTCAACGCCGGCTCTGCCGCCGCTGCTGACGGCCGTGCCGCCATGGCCATGGTAACCACCCAGGTAGCTACCGGTATTGCCGCGCTGGGCTGGATGGCTGCGGAATGGATCGCCAAGGGCAAACCGTCCGTACTCGGCATCGTGTCCGGTGCCGTAGCCGGCCTGGTGGCCATCACCCCGGCTGCCGGTTTCGTCGATCCGAAGGGCGCGCTGGCCATCGGCCTGATCGCCGGTGTGGTGTGCTACTGGAGCGCCACCAGCCTCAAGCACATGCTGGGCTATGACGATTCGCTGGATGCCTTCGGCGTACACGGCGTGGGCGGTATCATCGGCGCACTGCTGACCGGCGTGTTCGCAGTCAAGAACATCGGCGGCGTGGAAGGCAGCCTGTCCACCCAGGCACTCGGTGTCGGCGTTACCGCGGTGTACTGCGCCACCGTCACTTTCGTGCTGCTGAAGGCCGTAGACGCCATCATGGGTCTGCGTGTCAGCGAGGAAGAAGAACGCGAAGGCCTGGACGTGGTGCTGCACGGCGAACGCATCGAGTAA
- a CDS encoding ClpXP protease specificity-enhancing factor, with translation MTVSTRPYLIRALHQWCTDQGQTPYIVVWVDENVQVPMEYVKNNEIVLNVGYGATQGLQIDNEWLSFSARFGGVSREIWIPIGNVLSIFARESGEGMGFELEALPKRAEPPARPAEAVAPVAAEPVEESKGAKVITFPGRR, from the coding sequence ATGACTGTCAGCACCAGACCGTATCTCATCCGCGCCCTTCACCAGTGGTGTACCGACCAGGGGCAGACGCCCTATATCGTGGTGTGGGTCGACGAAAACGTGCAGGTACCGATGGAGTATGTGAAAAATAACGAAATCGTGCTGAACGTCGGCTATGGCGCCACCCAGGGGCTGCAGATCGACAACGAGTGGCTGTCGTTTTCTGCCCGCTTCGGCGGGGTGTCGCGCGAGATCTGGATTCCGATAGGTAATGTGCTGTCGATCTTTGCCCGTGAATCCGGCGAGGGCATGGGCTTCGAACTGGAAGCGCTGCCCAAGCGTGCAGAGCCGCCGGCGCGTCCGGCAGAGGCTGTCGCACCTGTGGCGGCCGAGCCGGTGGAAGAGAGCAAGGGCGCAAAGGTGATTACCTTTCCTGGCCGGCGCTGA